From the genome of Topomyia yanbarensis strain Yona2022 unplaced genomic scaffold, ASM3024719v1 HiC_scaffold_12, whole genome shotgun sequence, one region includes:
- the LOC131694642 gene encoding histone H2B-like, with the protein MAPKASGKAVKKSGGGGGKAQKNIATKAGGGEKKKRKQRRKESYAIYIYKVLKQVHPDTGVSSKAMSIMNSFVNDIFERIANEASRLAHYNRRSTITSREVQTAVRLLLPGELAKHAVSEGTKAVTKYTSSK; encoded by the coding sequence atggcaccgaaagccagcggaaaggctgtgaaaaaatccggcggcggcggtggcaaggcacagaagaacatcgccacaaaagcaggaggaggagagaagaagaagcgaaagcaacgccgcaaggaaagctacgctatctacatctacaaggtgCTGAAGCAGGTCCATCCGGACACCGGTGTCTCGTCGAAGGCGATGAGCATCATGAATAGCTTCGTGAACGACATCTTCGAGCGTATTGCTAACGAAGCATCTCGTCTGGCCCATTACAACCGACGGTCGACGATCACCTCCCGCGAGGTACAGACCGCCGTTCGTTTGCTGTTACCGGGCGAGCTGGCCAAACATGCCGTATCGGAAGGTACCAAGGCCGTTACCAAGTATACCAGCTCGAAGTAA
- the LOC131694667 gene encoding histone H1A, sperm-like, producing MAETAIDVAATAPAVVASPPAAKAPPKQAAKASKSDAKKPKKSSTHPPVSEMVLAAIRTLKERSGSSLQAIKKYIAANYMCDVARLAPFIRKALKTGVEKGNITQTKGTGASGSFKVTVEAKKPAGGDKKPPSGAAKKPKKSATKSGEKKNPPAGGGGEKTSKPKAAIPAAKKSAAKKTKAAAPAKALEQHTRIQLARRLAR from the exons ATGGCTGAAACTGCTATCGACGTTGCTGCTACGGCCCCTGCCGTCGTCGCCTCTCCGCCAGCTGCCAAAGCACCACCGAAGCAGGCGGCCAAGGCTAGCAAGAGTGACGCCAAGAaaccgaaaaaatcttcaacccatccaccagtgagtgagatggttctggctgccatccggaccctgaaggaacggagcggatcatcactgcaggcgatcaaaaagtacatcgccgccaactacatgtgtgacgtcgccaggctggctccgtttatccggaaggctttgaaaacgggtgtcgagaagggaaacatcacccagaccaagggtaccggtgcttccggatcgtttaaggtgacggtcgaagcaaagaaaccggctggcggcgataagaaaccaccatcgggtgcagcgaaaaaaccgaagaaatcggctactaaatccggagagaagaaaaatccgccggctggtggtggtggtgagaagACCAGCAAGCCAAAGGCGGCGATCCCGGCCGCTAAGAAATCGGCTGCGAAGAAAACGAAAGCTGCTGCCCCTGCCAAGGCG CTTGAGCAGCACACCCGCATTCAACTGGCCCGCCGATTGGCAAGATAA
- the LOC131694656 gene encoding histone H4-like, which translates to MTGRGKGGKGLGKGGAKRHRKVLRDNIQGITKPAIRRLARRGGVKRISGLIYEETRGVLKIFLENVIRDAVTYTEHAKRKTVTAMDVVYALKRQGRTLYGFGG; encoded by the coding sequence ATGACTGGCCGTGGCAAAGGAGGCAAAGGGCTCGGCAAGGGAGGCGCTAAGCGGCACCGCAAGGTGCTTCGTGACAACATCCAGGGCATCACCAAACCCGCCATTCGTCGTCTGGCTCGACGTGGAGGAGTGAAGCGAATCTCCGGTTTGATATACGAGGAAACCCGTGGTGTGCTGAAGATTTTTCTGGAAAACGTTATCCGGGACGCTGTGACGTACACTGAACATGCCAAACGGAAGACCGTCACTGCGATGGATGTCGTCTATGCGCTTAAACGCCAGGGACGCACATTGTacggttttggtggttaa
- the LOC131694653 gene encoding histone H3 — protein sequence MARTKQTARKSTGGKAPRKQLATKAARKSAPATGGVKKPHRYRPGTVALREIRRYQKSTELLIRKLPFQRLVREIAQDFKTDLRFQSSAVMALQEASEAYLVGLFEDTNLCAIHAKRVTIMPKDIQLARRIRGERA from the coding sequence ATGGCCCGTACGAAACAGACCGCCCGCAAGTCCACCGGAGGGaaagctccccgcaagcagttggcaacgaaggctgcccgtaaaagtgccccagctacgggtggcgttaagaagccccatCGCTACCGACCAGGAACCGTCGCGCTACGAGAAATTCGTCGCTATCAGAAGTCGACAGAGCTACTAATCCGCAAGCTgcccttccagcgtctggttcgtgagatcgcgcaggacttcaaaaccgatctgcgcttccagagctcagccgtcatggcccttcaagaagccagcgaggcttacctggttggtttgttcgaggataccaatctgtgcgctatccatgccaagcgagtgaccatcatgccgaaagacatccaactggctcgccggatccgtggggagcgggcctaa
- the LOC131694668 gene encoding histone H2A-like: MSARGKGGKVKGKPKSRSVRAGLQFPVGRIHRLLRKGNYAERVGAGAPVYLAAVMEYLAAEVLELAGNAARDNKKTRIIPRHLQLAIRNDEELNKLLSGVTIAQGGVLPNIQAVLLPKKTEKRASAAT, encoded by the coding sequence ATGTCTGCACGCGGTAAAGGAGGAAAAGTGAAGGGAAAGCCAAAATCCCGCTCAGTTCGTGCCGGTCTCCAGTTCCCTGTTGGCCGAATTCACCGTCTGCTGAGGAAGGGAAATTATGCTGAACGTGTCGGTGCCGGAGCACCCGTCTACTTGGCAGCTGTAATGGAATATCTTGCCGCCGAAGTACTGGAGCTGGCAGGAAACGCTGCCCGCGATAACAAAAAGACCAGAATCATCCCCCGTCAtctgcagctggccattcgaaatgacgaagagctgaacaaactgctctccggtgTGACCATTGCCCAGGGTGGCGTGTTGCCTAACATACAGGCCGTACTGCTGCCGAAGAAGACTGAAAAGAGGGCCTCCGCAGCAACTTAA